The Lutzomyia longipalpis isolate SR_M1_2022 chromosome 2, ASM2433408v1 DNA window TTAGTGGATTGGAGCTTTGAGTTTTTTTGAGCTGTTGCACAGTCGAAAGGACACAGCAGCATGTCTAATCGGTGGCAAGTGGAATTACTGGTGTTTGTTGCACTGATCACGTCAATTGTGTCCGCGTCGTCGGAGAGTAGTTGGCTTGGACCTGAATTTGGAATACTCCAACGAGTGTACGACGACTGCCAGGATAAGAATGACATTGTCGGTTGCCTCAAAGGGAAGGCACTGACCGCCATCTCAAAAGCCGTCGATCAGGTTTATCAAACGATCATAATTACTTAACAAGAGAACAAGTGTTTTACATAATTCTATATGTGTTTGTGGCTATAGGAATCTCTCTCAGTGCTTGACGGGATATCGTTTGTCAAGCAGAATGAGACGGAACAGACCCCGTCTATCGCGGAGGGACGTTTCTTGAGCGGACTGAACGGCATCGATCGTGCCTTGGTGcagaaatttgataaattcttccGCACACACTCATTAAAGGTTGACCTGAGCGAAGCTCGCCAGAGGGGCGAAGGAATTGGTGGACACGGTCATGGTCACTTTGGTGGCGGCCATGGTGGTGGCGGTGGCGGCGGCGGTATTGCCAACAAAATTGCCACGAAAAAGGGTAGCTATCGATAGATATTGCTATATACTTAACACTTTTAacattacttttaatttttttttctatctcatATTGGCTGTTCCCTTGCAAAGCTGGTAAGAAGGTCGGTCGATATGTTATGGCCGCTCTTCTCACCGCTATGGGAATCGCTGGACCACTTGGTCTTAAGGCTCTGGCTGCCATCGCTGGGAAAGCTCTGGTTATTAGCAAGGTGGCTCTCACTATCGCTGGAATTATCGcccttaagaaaatattctcaagcGACCATCATGAGGAGACCAGCTTCCAAGTGCACGCCTCAGGTGATCACAATAGGCGCAACACATACCTCGTGCGTCCAGTGAAGGCAGCTAGCAATGCCCAATATGTCGATCCCTACAGATACTACTACGAACACTACCCATCATCTCATGTCAACTAATTCCAACATCAGTGatcctcaattttcctaaCCCATTCCAATCCTTTATCCATTGTGACATATCTTACTCACCGTGAGATTTGCCCACATTAAATCCCAATTCCATGTCAATATTGAGATCCCATAATCCCTTAAACTGACCAGTCCATTTCGACCCGATATCGCTAATTTATTTGACGGTATTTTTTAGTGAAttgttaacatttttttaccaCTAAATATTACATGTGTAATAGAAACGaggaatttgttttaattaatttattatttattaatggatgatgatgaagatcAGTGAGGCAGCTATCAGACCAAAATATTACTCATTAGAAAGTAATGGAAAAGTAAGTTTGACGAAAACTGACTCATTCGTGTCAGCAAACTACTTTCTTCCGAAtcctaattaaaaatatttttaacgtaataagtgttagaaaaaaattatttatattcatttttttttaaattttgtatatatcTTTTTTACGTATACACATTTTTTACGCGAAAATCTAAAACGAAAATCTTTCTAATACCATGTaatccaataaaaatgaaaaagaacaaacgtgaaaaattataaaaatctattgaattattaaaagaagatGATTAATTTCTCTCATCGTTTTACTATAGGTaacaatcataaaatattgtataaCGGGCAGAAATAATGGTAAGGTAGGTATAGGTGTGttgcaaataaatattgatgGAGATAGGCTCGCAAACGGTAATTTTTGCTAATTAGGGCAAAGAATTACCTTACTCTTTAAAATACTTTGTGCATAACACTTATGAAGAGAGATGTTATCTTAACTGTCTGTAGTTCTGTGGTTTTGTACATATAGTACAtacattgtatataataattaattatataaaaaagcaATTATAAACTACACACTATATTGCAGTTGGGGAAAAAGTAAATCTCTTTTCCACccttgaaaaatatcttttctttcagtaggtatataaattaatataatgaaaataagaaaaatatatgtgtatgtatataattcttATTTCTTATGTGTGTAAATAATGTTCTTTTCTGAGGTTTTCCTTATACACAATCTTATTTATAACGAAATGTTTGGCGTAGttggaaaatgaaatgaataatttaatgtGAATACAAATGACCATCGTAAAGATTCTCGACTGCCATTTGTTTGCTGTCATTTATTTTGAGCAACATCCTTCTACATTGCCATAAATGTGCTTGCCTCATGTATAGCaacatgaaatattaaatgagaTGAAATACATTACTCCTTCCACGTCTCTTTCTGTTGATCCACCCCCTCGAGTGGTCACAGACACTTTCTCgcaatttctctttctttgCTATCCTCACATTCCCCCACAATGGTTTACTATATGTaatataaatgtatgtatatagaaatggtcaataaattttctcttggaAAGGAAATCGGGAAAatgtaaggaaaaaatatccaGAAATAAGTTCAACTAGATAatgttcttaaaaataaaaataaaatagtgaaGGTGTTATTAGATTCAATCGACTCATGTAATAAGCTACGAATGATATTATTTGTACGGTCCagtttgctatttttttctttaataatctTTGCACATAGGTAATATAATTCTTGTTGATCAGTGTACTATACTCTCTCTGATTCATATTTCAAGTCACGTTTCACAGACTCTGGTGGGCAGAAGCTTTTTCTATCTTCATGCGAAAAACAACAAAAGGAGCAACTCTTCAGGATTGTCTTTTCTATCTAAATGGAACAGAAACAGTATAGAAAGGCTTTTCGATATACATATATCCAATGAACATATATCATACTGATATATTGgctttacaaaaataaaaaaaaaaaaacaagaaattataAACTTGAAGTATAACGCCTGTATGTAGCCAAAAGCCACCCCCTATTCGTATATTGTATATATCTGGATTGCGCTTGTGTTTAAGAAGCAAGGGTGGTTTGAAAAGGGATAATGCAACCCATTGGAGGGTGGTGCAACATTTTTCGAGGGTTTGAAAGttattatgagaaaaatttgtggTCAGAATATTCAAGGGGATATAGTCGTAAAAATCATCTATGTAGGGCGGGATTCTGAGAATAGGtggaacacaaaatggcgcaATCATGcgtcatttttttctgaaccTATTTTTTAAGATCAGAAATTAGTAAGTTTTCGAGATGTGCATTATATAGAACCTAAGACAAgctaaaatattgattttaccATATTAAAACGCAAATGAAGAGGATCGATAGCTTATATACGTACATACAGtgccgagaaaaataataggaccaccaatataggttttaaatgtacccttgacttcaatcgccaatatctcaggctgtgggagacagattttgaaaagtggcatagattcggaaagctacattcatcccctttccaacgatggtagattttcgaaaatcggcccatccgttcaattttggtagatgattgaacagaaagtggcatttttagtatgggtctacttgaacgactgtcaaaaatcag harbors:
- the LOC129789445 gene encoding uncharacterized protein LOC129789445 translates to MSNRWQVELLVFVALITSIVSASSESSWLGPEFGILQRVYDDCQDKNDIVGCLKGKALTAISKAVDQESLSVLDGISFVKQNETEQTPSIAEGRFLSGLNGIDRALVQKFDKFFRTHSLKVDLSEARQRGEGIGGHGHGHFGGGHGGGGGGGGIANKIATKKAGKKVGRYVMAALLTAMGIAGPLGLKALAAIAGKALVISKVALTIAGIIALKKIFSSDHHEETSFQVHASGDHNRRNTYLVRPVKAASNAQYVDPYRYYYEHYPSSHVN